Proteins from a genomic interval of Brassica napus cultivar Da-Ae unplaced genomic scaffold, Da-Ae ScsIHWf_752;HRSCAF=1088, whole genome shotgun sequence:
- the LOC106358174 gene encoding uncharacterized protein LOC106358174, whose translation MGPKTRGGMVRRSRRSQGLEAETEFIEITRKSTKMRKLNKGKEVAIEEENIEIRQESADEVPTKVSEDVNEADGDGDGDDPHVEIEVENVIAEEQSQSENGVTEEPSQPREADMEAENGVTQEPSQPREADMEPENGFTQEPSQSREADMEPENGVTQEPSQPREADIETENGISGAEASPSDGKQKKKRGPTKMRKVAKDHQEKVSVSFTELGEHVGPGSVTLSSFLGPLVREHVTVLLDDWRNLDKQTKDTLWEEIQARFDLKEEWQKDSVFKQMGCLWRSGKSRLVSQLRNAKSSTERAALKPSNIRSVQVWSAWVKSRTSSVFKAKSEKYRALRRAQIPHTTSRRGMNRLACEMKKKSEDPKKISRSKVWIAGHTHSDGRPVRPEFAETIEKIISLDSQMDSTSSVNIKEDAVSQVLGVDKPGRVRGLGRGITATKLAFLSARDSKLADLESEIKDLKILVRDLAGNKKNNDDCVSPSEASYVYKEGTRVQLLDWCESKDVVVAEGEFCSAEGTYKIGRIPIGPNAAAVVVKSVSNPKASVWRPTTDVRNLQEAAGCKIPWPIDKLILDSASNNHPVSSDVLRSKNTTVDDLERCKIYDWVKGVEVIAEGFMGSTDPYEMVNNVPLGPNAVVMRVAKVINGKAFLWRPTSDMTTMSDAVNEKIAWPLHNVSVIKVPEDEGEASVRRPSLSPSGSTSSTRSGGKKKCILLDHNNSGRKVAEGRVSSTDPLCLVHHVPLGPNASRVWVEVALIEDASLWRPNSFLEDISDAVGSTVAWPNDKILYV comes from the exons ATGGGGCCGAAGACACGAGGAGGAATGGTTAGAAGAAGCAGACGTTCCCAAGGTCTGGAAGCAGAAACAGAGTTCATTGAGATAACCAGAAAGAGTACGAAAATGCGTAAGTTAAATAAGGGAAAAGAAGTTGCtattgaagaagaaaacattgAGATAAGGCAAGAAAGTGCTGACGAAGTCCCGACAAAGGTTTCTGAAGATGTTAATGAGGcggatggtgatggtgatggtgatgatcCACATGTGGAAATTGAAGTTGAGAATGTCATTGCTGAAGAACAGTCTCAGTCTGAGAATGGAGTTACTGAAGAACCTTCTCAGCCGAGAGAAGCTGACATGGAAGCTGAAAATGGAGTTACTCAAGAACCTTCTCAGCCGAGAGAAGCTGACATGGAACCTGAGAATGGATTTACTCAAGAACCTTCTCAGTCGAGAGAAGCTGACATGGAACCTGAGAATGGAGTTACTCAAGAACCTTCTCAGCCGAGAGAAGCTGACATTGAAACTGAGAATGGCATTTCAGGAGCAGAAGCATCGCCATCTGAtggaaaacaaaagaagaaaagaggacCCACAAAGATGCGTAAAGTGGCCAAGGATCATCAAGAGAAGGTTTCTGTGTCATTCACTGAGCTTGGCGAACATGTAGGTCCTGGATCAGTGACACTTTCATCGTTCCTTGGACCCCTTGTACGCGAACATGTGACTGTACTTCTtgatgattggaggaatcttgATAAGCAGACAAAGGACACATTATGGGAGGAAATTCAG GCGAGGTTTGATTTGAAAGAAGAGTGGCAAAAAGATTCAGTCTTCAAACAGATGGGCTGTTTGTGGAGATCTGGAAAGTCAAGGCTTGTATCACAACTGCGAAATGCAAAAAGCTCCACAGAGAGAGCAGCACTGAAACCAAGCAACATTCGATCTGTTCAGGTTTGGAGCGCTTGGGTTAAGAGTAGGACTTCGTCTGTGTTCAAG GCAAAGAGTGAAAAGTACAGAGCACTAAGGAGAGCTCAGATTCCTCACACCACTAGTCGTAGAGGAATGAATCGTCTAGCTTGTGAAATG aaaaaaaagagtgaagaccCTAAGAAGATTAGCCGGAGCAAGGTCTGGATAGCAGGACACACTCACTCTGATGGTAGACCTGTTAGACCTGAGTTTGCTGAAACCATT gaaaaaataatttcactTGATAGTCAAATGGACTCCACATCCAGTGTTAATATAAAAGAAGATGCTGTTAGTCAAGTGTTGGGAGTAGACAAACCTGGACGAGTCAGAGGGTTGGGAAGAGGGATTACTGCTACGAAACTAGCATTCTTGTCAGCTAGAGACTCCAAACTTGCCGACTTGGAaagcgagattaaagacttgaAGATTCTGGTCCGTGACTTAGCTGGAAATAAG aAAAACAATGATGATTGTGTTTCTCCATCTGAGGCTAGTTATGTATACAAAGAAGGAACTAGAGTTCAACTACTTGATTGGTGTGAGTCAAAAGATGTTGTTGTCGCTGAAGGAGAATTCTGCTCTGCTGAAGGTACATACAAGATTGGTCGTATTCCGATTGGTCCTAACGCCGCGGCGGTTGTTGTAAAGTCGGTATCAAACCCGAAGGCATCTGTTTGGAGGCCAACTACGGATGTGCGTAATCTTCAGGAAGCAGCGGGATGCAAAATTCCATGGCCAATTGATAAACTGATACTAGATAGTGCATCGAACAACCATCCAGTTTCCTCGGATGTGTTAAGATCAAAG AATACTACCGTAGATGATCTTGAAAGGTGCAAGATCTACGATTGGGTTAAGGGCGTCGAGGTAATCGCTGAAGGTTTTATGGGTTCGACTGACCCATATGAGATGGTGAACAATGTTCCTTTGGGTCCGAATGCTGTAGTTATGAGAGTTGCTAAGGTGATTAATGGGAAAGCTTTTCTATGGAGGCCAACAAGTGACATGACAACAATGAGTGATGCTGTTAATGAAAAGATCGCATGGCCGCTCCATAATGTATCAGTAATTAAAGTTCCTGAAGATGAAGGGGAAGCTAGTGTCAGAAGGCCTTCATTG AGTCCAAGTGGCAGCACTAGTTCCACCCGTTCAGGTGGTAAAAAGAAGTGCATCTTGTTGGACCACAACAACTCAGGACGGAAAGTCGCAGAAGGCAGAGTAAGTAGTACTGATCCATTGTGTTTAGTCCATCACGTCCCGTTAGGTCCCAATGCAAGTCGGGTCTGGGTTGAAGTGGCCTTGATTGAAGATGCATCTCTATGGAGACCAAACTCTTTTCTGGAAGACATATCAGATGCTGTGGGCAGCACAGTGGCTTGGCCAAATGATAAGATTCTGTATGTTTAA
- the LOC106362194 gene encoding uncharacterized protein LOC106362194 isoform X2 yields the protein MEKAWVWLPRASLEYFEGATGFVTASARRLGDPTEILCPCTHCRNLSHQVLDKVTEHLVIRGMDKKYMRSSCWSLHGERRSDMNDSVPQSETEAYGLLRTAYFDSGEPDEPPSDDTGGEPVHGEPDEDSEFRKKLRDAETPLYLTCSKHTKVSAIMALYRIKVKSGMSEAYFDQLLSALHDMLPEGNVLPKSTDSIKKFLKIFGFGYEMIHACKNDCILYRKQYEELETCPRCSASRWEIDKHSNEEKKGIPAKVLRYFPIKDRFKRMFRSARMAEDLRWHANNATEDGIMRHPVDSLSWAQVNNKWPEFASEARNLRLGLSTDGMNPFSIQNTKYSTWPVLLVNYNLPPTLCMKAENVMLTMLIPGPTAPSNNIDVYLEPLVEDLQELWSEGIQVYDSFLKEKFTLKAMLLWTISDYPALGSLAGCKVKGKQACNVCGKDTPNRWLKFSRKYVYLGNRKRLSPGHHYRRRKGWFDNTVEKGTANRIQTGAEIFATLKNFRNDFGRSLAKKKKRKRNVVSEDEVAEDEENDETSDQWRWKKRSIFFDLPYWKDLPVRHNIDVMHVEKNLSDALLSTLMQSAKSKDGLKARQDLEDIGIRKNLHTQVRGKRFYLPPATYWLSKEEKKIFCQRLSAFRGPDGYCGLLPRGPRVAVTRVCNYFNRLCQRAIDAEKLITLENEFVETMCQLERFFPPSLFDIMFHLPLHLAREARLGGPVHFRWMYPFERYMKTLKAYVKNFARPEACMAEGYLAGECIAFCLEFLKNSVPVEEVLNRNEDIQSDGMVLEGRPLQKGTELILSEKDRDIAHRYVLMNMAIMDPYVEKHLQELQDNDVRLATNETLLWKHHTQQFAEWVKNKIPSNSKEHSTKLRWLAFGPRFTAHTNKGFVINGNRFHIQSVKRKTQNSGVTYEAFSMCRSSARDTRHTADMVTYYGVITEIILLDYHMFSVPLFKCNWANRGYGVKEEDGFTLVNLHVNQTPYLQDPYILPSQAKQVFYSREDEESPWYVVMRAPPRGYHELETEEDVVGAPLLAQEFDDTEQLSDDESFCVRDDCDGIIVAD from the exons ATGGAAAAAGCATGGGTTTGGCTTCCAAG ggctAGCCTCGAATATTTCGAAGGAGCAACAGGCTTTGTTACTGCATCAGCGAGGAGGTTAGGAGATCCGACAGAAATATTATGTCCCTGTACTCACTGCAGAAACCTTTCCCATCAAGTTTTAGACAAAGTAACGGAGCATCTTGTGATTAGGGGTATGGATAAGAAGTATATGAGGAGTTCTTGTTGGAGTCTTCATGGTGAGAGAAGGTCTGATATGAATGATAGTGTCCCTCAATCAGAAACAGAGGCTTATGGTTTGCTAAGGACGGCTTATTTTGATAGTGGTGAACCTGATGAACCGCCTTCTGATGACACTGGAGGAGAGCCTGTACATGGTGAACCTGATGAAGACTCGGAGTTTAGGAAGAAGTTGAGAGATGCTGAAACTCCATTGTACTTGACATGTAGCAAGCACACCAAAGTTTCTGCGATCATGGCCCTTTACCGCATCAAAGTAAAGAGTGGAATGTCAGAGGCTTACTTTGATCAGCTACTGTCGGCATTACATGACATGCTACCAGAAGGTAATGTACTACCAAAGTCGACTGATTCGATTAAGAAGTTCTTGAAGATTTTTGGGTTTGGCTACGAAATGATTCATGCGTGCAAGAACGATTGTATTCTCTATAGGAAGCAATATGAGGAGTTGGAAACCTGCCCAAGATGTAGTGCTTCTAGATGGGAAATTGATAAGCACAGtaatgaagaaaagaaaggaattCCTGCAAAGGTCCTACGGTATTTTCCGATCAAAGACAGATTCAAGAGGATGTTTAGATCAGCAAGGATGGCTGAGGATTTGCGATGGCATGCCAACAATGCCACTGAAGATGGTATAATGCGACATCCTGTTGACTCGTTATCTTGGGCTCAAGTGAATAATAAGTGGCCAGAGTTTGCTAGTGAAGCAAGAAACCTTCGACTCGGCCTGTCAACAGATGGTATGAACCCTTTCTCTATCCAGAACACAAAGTATAGTACTTGGCCAGTGTTGTTAGTCAATTACAACTTGCCACCAACTCTGTGTATGAAGGCTGAGAACGTCATGTTGACTATGTTGATCCCTGGACCGACGGCTCCGAGCAACAACATTGATGTTTATCTAGAGCCACTGGTTGAAGACTTACAAGAATTGTGGAGTGAGGGGATTCAGGTATACGACTCATTCCTGAAAGAGAAGTTCACACTAAAAGCTATGTTGTTGTGGACTATAAGCGACTACCCGGCTCTAGGTAGTTTGGCAGGTTGTAAAGTTAAAGGGAAACAAGCATGCAATGTTTGTGGAAAGGATACACCAAATAGGTGGCTCAAGTTTAGTCGCAAGTATGTGTATTTGGGGAATAGGAAGCGACTAAGCCCTGGACATCACTACAGACGCAGGAAAGGATGGTTTGATAATACAGTGGAGAAGGGGACTGCAAACAGGATTCAAACCGGTGCAGAAATATTTGCAACACTAAAGAACTTCAGGAATGACTTTGGAAGATctttagcaaagaaaaaaaaaaggaagagaaatgTTGTCTCAGAAGATGAGGTGGCTGAAGACGAAGAAAATGATGAAACGAGTGATCAATGGAGGTGGAAGAAACGATCAATATTCTTCGATTTACCGTACTGGAAG GATTTGCCGGTGCGTCACAACATCGACGTCATGCACGTGGAAAAGAACTTGTCTGATGCATTATTATCAACGCTGATGCAGAGTGCTAAGTCAAAAGATGGCCTCAAAGCGAGACAGGACTTAGAAGATATTGGAATCCGGAAAAACTTGCACACACAGGTACGGGGAAAGAGATTCTACTTGCCTCCAGCAACTTATTGGCTCAGTAAGGAAGAGAAAAAGATATTTTGTCAAAGGTTGTCTGCGTTTAGAGGCCCTGACGGCTACTGCG GGTTGCTTCCAAGAGGACCAAGAGTGGCAGTAACTCGAGTATGTAACTACTTCAACAGATTGTGTCAGCGTGCTATTGACGCGGAGAAGCTGATAACTTTGGAAAATGAGTTTGTGGAGACAATGTGCCAACTCGAGCGGTTCTTTCCTCCATCGCTCTTCGATATCATGTTCCACCTTCCTTTACACCTAGCAAGAGAGGCACGTTTGGGAGGTCCTGTGCACTTTCGTTGGATGTATCCGTTTGAgag ATACATGAAAACACTCAAGGCATATGTAAAGAATTTTGCTAGGCCAGAAGCATGTATGGCTGAGGGGTACTTAGCTGGAGAATGCATAGCCTTTTGTTTAGAGTTCCTAAAGAATTCTGTACCCGTTGAAGAAGTACTTAACCGTAATGAAGATATTCAGTCTGATGGAATGGTTCTTGAAGGTCGACCACTGCAAAAGGGAACAGAGCTTATTCTTTCAGAGAAAGATAGAGACATAGCACATCGATATGTTTTGATGAATATGGCTATTATGGATCCCTATGTTGA GAAGCACTTACAAGAACTGCAAGATAATGATGTTCGATTAGCAACAAATGAAACTTTGTTATGGAAGCATCACACCCAACAATTTGCTGAATGGGTGAAGAATAAG ATACCTTCTAACTCAAAGGAGCATTCTACGAAGCTGAGGTGGTTGGCCTTTGGACCAAGGTTTACTGCTCATACCAATAAAGGTTTTGTCATTAACGGGAACCGATTTCACATACAATCCGTTAAGCGAAAGACTCAGAATAGTGGAGTCACTTACGAAGCTTTCAGCATGTGTAGATCTTCTGCAAGAGATACAAGACATACAGCCGATATGGTCACATATTATGGAGTGATAACAGAGATCATTCTTCTCGATTACCACATGTTCAGCGTTCCTTTATTCAAGTGTAATTGGGCGAACAGAGGCTACGGTGTTAAGGAAGAAGATGGTTTCACCCTTGTCAATCTTCATGTCAACCAAACGCCATATTTACAAGATCCATACATTCTACCATCACAAGCAAAACAGGTATTTTACTctagagaagatgaagaatcgCCTTGGTATGTTGTTATGAGAGCACCACCGAGAGGATATCATGAACTCGAGACAGAGGAAGACGTTGTCGGAGCACCATTACTCGCACAGGAATTTGATGATACAGAGCAATTGTCTGATGATGAAAGTTTTTGTGTTAGAGATGATTGTGATGGAATTATAGTTgctgattga
- the LOC106362194 gene encoding uncharacterized protein LOC106362194 isoform X1 has translation MEKAWVWLPRASLEYFEGATGFVTASARRLGDPTEILCPCTHCRNLSHQVLDKVTEHLVIRGMDKKYMRSSCWSLHGERRSDMNDSVPQSETEAYGLLRTAYFDSGEPDEPPSDDTGGEPVHGEPDEDSEFRKKLRDAETPLYLTCSKHTKVSAIMALYRIKVKSGMSEAYFDQLLSALHDMLPEGNVLPKSTDSIKKFLKIFGFGYEMIHACKNDCILYRKQYEELETCPRCSASRWEIDKHSNEEKKGIPAKVLRYFPIKDRFKRMFRSARMAEDLRWHANNATEDGIMRHPVDSLSWAQVNNKWPEFASEARNLRLGLSTDGMNPFSIQNTKYSTWPVLLVNYNLPPTLCMKAENVMLTMLIPGPTAPSNNIDVYLEPLVEDLQELWSEGIQVYDSFLKEKFTLKAMLLWTISDYPALGSLAGCKVKGKQACNVCGKDTPNRWLKFSRKYVYLGNRKRLSPGHHYRRRKGWFDNTVEKGTANRIQTGAEIFATLKNFRNDFGRSLAKKKKRKRNVVSEDEVAEDEENDETSDQWRWKKRSIFFDLPYWKDLPVRHNIDVMHVEKNLSDALLSTLMQSAKSKDGLKARQDLEDIGIRKNLHTQVRGKRFYLPPATYWLSKEEKKIFCQRLSAFRGPDGYCGNIANVVSINPPMIGSLKSHDHHVLIQNLLPAALRGLLPRGPRVAVTRVCNYFNRLCQRAIDAEKLITLENEFVETMCQLERFFPPSLFDIMFHLPLHLAREARLGGPVHFRWMYPFERYMKTLKAYVKNFARPEACMAEGYLAGECIAFCLEFLKNSVPVEEVLNRNEDIQSDGMVLEGRPLQKGTELILSEKDRDIAHRYVLMNMAIMDPYVEKHLQELQDNDVRLATNETLLWKHHTQQFAEWVKNKIPSNSKEHSTKLRWLAFGPRFTAHTNKGFVINGNRFHIQSVKRKTQNSGVTYEAFSMCRSSARDTRHTADMVTYYGVITEIILLDYHMFSVPLFKCNWANRGYGVKEEDGFTLVNLHVNQTPYLQDPYILPSQAKQVFYSREDEESPWYVVMRAPPRGYHELETEEDVVGAPLLAQEFDDTEQLSDDESFCVRDDCDGIIVAD, from the exons ATGGAAAAAGCATGGGTTTGGCTTCCAAG ggctAGCCTCGAATATTTCGAAGGAGCAACAGGCTTTGTTACTGCATCAGCGAGGAGGTTAGGAGATCCGACAGAAATATTATGTCCCTGTACTCACTGCAGAAACCTTTCCCATCAAGTTTTAGACAAAGTAACGGAGCATCTTGTGATTAGGGGTATGGATAAGAAGTATATGAGGAGTTCTTGTTGGAGTCTTCATGGTGAGAGAAGGTCTGATATGAATGATAGTGTCCCTCAATCAGAAACAGAGGCTTATGGTTTGCTAAGGACGGCTTATTTTGATAGTGGTGAACCTGATGAACCGCCTTCTGATGACACTGGAGGAGAGCCTGTACATGGTGAACCTGATGAAGACTCGGAGTTTAGGAAGAAGTTGAGAGATGCTGAAACTCCATTGTACTTGACATGTAGCAAGCACACCAAAGTTTCTGCGATCATGGCCCTTTACCGCATCAAAGTAAAGAGTGGAATGTCAGAGGCTTACTTTGATCAGCTACTGTCGGCATTACATGACATGCTACCAGAAGGTAATGTACTACCAAAGTCGACTGATTCGATTAAGAAGTTCTTGAAGATTTTTGGGTTTGGCTACGAAATGATTCATGCGTGCAAGAACGATTGTATTCTCTATAGGAAGCAATATGAGGAGTTGGAAACCTGCCCAAGATGTAGTGCTTCTAGATGGGAAATTGATAAGCACAGtaatgaagaaaagaaaggaattCCTGCAAAGGTCCTACGGTATTTTCCGATCAAAGACAGATTCAAGAGGATGTTTAGATCAGCAAGGATGGCTGAGGATTTGCGATGGCATGCCAACAATGCCACTGAAGATGGTATAATGCGACATCCTGTTGACTCGTTATCTTGGGCTCAAGTGAATAATAAGTGGCCAGAGTTTGCTAGTGAAGCAAGAAACCTTCGACTCGGCCTGTCAACAGATGGTATGAACCCTTTCTCTATCCAGAACACAAAGTATAGTACTTGGCCAGTGTTGTTAGTCAATTACAACTTGCCACCAACTCTGTGTATGAAGGCTGAGAACGTCATGTTGACTATGTTGATCCCTGGACCGACGGCTCCGAGCAACAACATTGATGTTTATCTAGAGCCACTGGTTGAAGACTTACAAGAATTGTGGAGTGAGGGGATTCAGGTATACGACTCATTCCTGAAAGAGAAGTTCACACTAAAAGCTATGTTGTTGTGGACTATAAGCGACTACCCGGCTCTAGGTAGTTTGGCAGGTTGTAAAGTTAAAGGGAAACAAGCATGCAATGTTTGTGGAAAGGATACACCAAATAGGTGGCTCAAGTTTAGTCGCAAGTATGTGTATTTGGGGAATAGGAAGCGACTAAGCCCTGGACATCACTACAGACGCAGGAAAGGATGGTTTGATAATACAGTGGAGAAGGGGACTGCAAACAGGATTCAAACCGGTGCAGAAATATTTGCAACACTAAAGAACTTCAGGAATGACTTTGGAAGATctttagcaaagaaaaaaaaaaggaagagaaatgTTGTCTCAGAAGATGAGGTGGCTGAAGACGAAGAAAATGATGAAACGAGTGATCAATGGAGGTGGAAGAAACGATCAATATTCTTCGATTTACCGTACTGGAAG GATTTGCCGGTGCGTCACAACATCGACGTCATGCACGTGGAAAAGAACTTGTCTGATGCATTATTATCAACGCTGATGCAGAGTGCTAAGTCAAAAGATGGCCTCAAAGCGAGACAGGACTTAGAAGATATTGGAATCCGGAAAAACTTGCACACACAGGTACGGGGAAAGAGATTCTACTTGCCTCCAGCAACTTATTGGCTCAGTAAGGAAGAGAAAAAGATATTTTGTCAAAGGTTGTCTGCGTTTAGAGGCCCTGACGGCTACTGCGGTAATATTGCAAATGTTGTTTCAATTAACCCTCCTATGATTGGAAGTCTTAAATCCCATGATCATCATGTACTAATCCAAAATCTGTTACCTGCTGCGTTACGAGGGTTGCTTCCAAGAGGACCAAGAGTGGCAGTAACTCGAGTATGTAACTACTTCAACAGATTGTGTCAGCGTGCTATTGACGCGGAGAAGCTGATAACTTTGGAAAATGAGTTTGTGGAGACAATGTGCCAACTCGAGCGGTTCTTTCCTCCATCGCTCTTCGATATCATGTTCCACCTTCCTTTACACCTAGCAAGAGAGGCACGTTTGGGAGGTCCTGTGCACTTTCGTTGGATGTATCCGTTTGAgag ATACATGAAAACACTCAAGGCATATGTAAAGAATTTTGCTAGGCCAGAAGCATGTATGGCTGAGGGGTACTTAGCTGGAGAATGCATAGCCTTTTGTTTAGAGTTCCTAAAGAATTCTGTACCCGTTGAAGAAGTACTTAACCGTAATGAAGATATTCAGTCTGATGGAATGGTTCTTGAAGGTCGACCACTGCAAAAGGGAACAGAGCTTATTCTTTCAGAGAAAGATAGAGACATAGCACATCGATATGTTTTGATGAATATGGCTATTATGGATCCCTATGTTGA GAAGCACTTACAAGAACTGCAAGATAATGATGTTCGATTAGCAACAAATGAAACTTTGTTATGGAAGCATCACACCCAACAATTTGCTGAATGGGTGAAGAATAAG ATACCTTCTAACTCAAAGGAGCATTCTACGAAGCTGAGGTGGTTGGCCTTTGGACCAAGGTTTACTGCTCATACCAATAAAGGTTTTGTCATTAACGGGAACCGATTTCACATACAATCCGTTAAGCGAAAGACTCAGAATAGTGGAGTCACTTACGAAGCTTTCAGCATGTGTAGATCTTCTGCAAGAGATACAAGACATACAGCCGATATGGTCACATATTATGGAGTGATAACAGAGATCATTCTTCTCGATTACCACATGTTCAGCGTTCCTTTATTCAAGTGTAATTGGGCGAACAGAGGCTACGGTGTTAAGGAAGAAGATGGTTTCACCCTTGTCAATCTTCATGTCAACCAAACGCCATATTTACAAGATCCATACATTCTACCATCACAAGCAAAACAGGTATTTTACTctagagaagatgaagaatcgCCTTGGTATGTTGTTATGAGAGCACCACCGAGAGGATATCATGAACTCGAGACAGAGGAAGACGTTGTCGGAGCACCATTACTCGCACAGGAATTTGATGATACAGAGCAATTGTCTGATGATGAAAGTTTTTGTGTTAGAGATGATTGTGATGGAATTATAGTTgctgattga